The Zavarzinella sp. sequence CACCACTGGCATATCCTTCATTTTTTTCTCAGAATTTGCAGACATCATCCCCACTTGAGGCATATTGGAAATGAATGCCACTCCCGGACGGATAGGATCTACTTTGGGCACTGCCACTTCTGGAGCGATTTTCGGCAGTGGGGCGGGCTTGGGAGCTGGTTCTGCTTTTGGTGCTACAGTAGCAGGTGTCGCAGGTTTGGCTTCAATAGTGGTGGTCGGCATCGTGTGCAAAGGTGGCACTTCCGATGTGGATTTTACATGATAGCAACCGCTTTGTGGGCATTTTTCAACCTGCACCACCGTGGCATCGATTGGCTGGCAATTCTTGCAATATCCTTTTTCCCAAGTAGACCGGCACCCACTCAATAATGGTACAACTAACGTGATAGCCAGCCAACAACTCAACTGATATCGATCATTCATGTGGAATCCTCCCACGTTTTGCTTCGTGAATTCTCCTCATTTTCATCGACACAGGCAAAATAGCTCTACGCTGGGAAATCGGTCAAGCAGGCAAAAACCGGCAAACTGGTAACTTTTGGCATGATTAGGAAAGATAGGCAATTCGGGACAATTGATGAGAACTGATCTTTTCACACTTGGAGGATTCGTTTATCTTCTGAAATTGGATTCTGAGGCCACCTTTTTACGGATTGCATGCACACGGAACGTGCGACACCTGAAACTCGACCACTCTCGATGTGGTTTATTGCTTTGCTGGTTCCATTAGCAGTACAGGCATGGCTATCGCTACAGCTTTTCGGCAACAGTATAACACTCAGCCAATTGTCAGATAGCAGACCCATTATTAACGGTTTGCACCCAGAAAACAGCTATCACGCTTTTCAAGGTTATCGCACCTGGCACGAAAGCCAAACAATTTCAAACTATGACCCCACTTTACAGGCGGGCTATACCAGAACACCATTACTTTCAGGCAGTAGTCGGCCTGCACAGCTACTACTGCACCTTCTGGGCCCGGTGCCTGCATCCTACAAGTGGGGTATCTTTTTTCTGTGCATGGTGGCCCCGCTGCTGGCGGCATTGACTGCCCGCCTTGCAGGAATTCACCCGGCAGGTGCTATCTTGTGTAGTTGCCTTAGCATCGTGGCCTGGTGGGCACCAACGAACCAGCATCTGCTGAAACATGGCTCTTTAGACATATTGCTTTTCTGTATGGCTCTGCCACTCTACCTGGCCGCGATTGCTAACTTTTCTCGGAATCCTACGTTTCTGGTCTGGCTGGCAGCTTCCGTTGGTGCAATCGTGTGCTGGTTTGCTATGCCACTGGGAATGATTTTTCTGATCCCACTACAACTATTTTTGCATATCTGGTTGTTTCATCCATGGAAATTGCACTGGCAGGTGGCTCTACTGGCCGTTTATGGTTGTGGGATCGCAGCGAATGCAGTCTGGCTGCACGATTGGTGCCTTTACAATGTTACCACGTTAATGGATCTGAATAGCACGACGACAACAGATGAAAAATTACTCATCTTTCGCAAATACATACCAGGCAATAACTTCGAACGAATTTTTACACTGCTTGGCGGTGCAGGCTGGGTGGTGATGCACCGTCGCCACGCCGGATTTGCCTGGATTATTCTAACATCCTTATTACTGCTAGTTGGGATGCACTTTGTGACAGCTTTTTTCCCGGCACTGGCCACTCAGACAAACAATGTTTCCCGTAGCGTCGTGCAGGCATCATTCGTTGTAATGGGTGGGTATTTTCTGGCGTGGCTGCTGGGTGGCATGGATATTACCGCAGGAATTACCACCGTAGGTACCTTCACAGTAGCAGGTGTGTTGTTTATCGCGGGGTATGGATTTCATGTGCTGCCTCCTACCGAAGTGAAACCGTTTCAGATTGGTCTGGATACCGGGCGAGAACAGATTGTGAAGACTCTCCGTGAAGCCAGCACCAATGAAGGCCGGATACTGTGGGAAGATCGAACCGATCTCGCTTCCCACACCACCTGGGCGGTATTACTCCCTGAATATACACAACGACAGATGATTGGCGGGCTGAATTCTTCCGGTTGTCAGAGAGTTTTTCCGATGCGTCTGGTCGATGGCAAACTGGCAGGCACAGACATTGCAGACTGGAAAGACGAAGAACTGGATGCCTACTTCCGGCGTTACAATATCACCCGCGTTGTCGCCTGGAATGCATACACAATAGAACGATTGAACAAATATCCTAATGCCATCCCGGCTGCAGGATTTCACGAATCTGGTGATGGGACCTTATTTGTGTTGAATCGGCAGCCCGATTTTTTCCTGGCTGGCAGTGGCAAGGTAGTTTCCGCAGATGCCCGAAAAATTGTGCTGACAGATCTGGTGCCGAATGAACATGGTGTGATCATACTGAGCTACCACTACGATGCGCGATTAACAGTGATCCCGGAATATCTGACCGTCGAACGCGACCTTGATGTGCGTGACCCAACTGGCATGATCCGAATGAAACTTGCCGATCCGATCCGCCGTATCGTCATTCAGTTTAAGTGAAATGAATTGTGGCAAACGGATCTATTCGTTAACGTATTCTCATTTTGCAACCCAATCACCCGCCATTTCCAACTTTTTTCCGCCATTTTGCCATTTTGTGCCAAATTTCTTCTCAATCGATATGGGCAAAAGGAAATATTAATAGTGGATAAACTTGGAAACCACTCGTAACGTGGGTTCCGTTGACGATTGAGGTGTTTTTGGAATGTTAATTGTCATCAATGCCGTGGGCCTAACGCCAAGGTTGTTGCAATATGCTCCCCGCTTGAAGCAGATTGCCGATCGCACAGCGATGCGACCAATGCAGGATATATTGCCAGCAGTAACGATGTCTGCACAGGCCACATTATTGACTGGGAAACCTGTGAACGAACATGGAATTGTGGGCAATGGCTGGCTATTTCGCGAAACCAACGAAATCCGCTTCTGGCAGCAATCCAATCGGCAAATGCAGTCTGAACCGGTCTATCAAACTGCACGCAACGAAGCTGCGAGGCGGGGGAGAAAGTTCAAAACTGCCAAAATGTTCTGGTGGTTTAATCAGGGTGCCGCAGTGGATATTTCAGTAACACCCAAACCGCACTATGGTATTGATGGCAGCAAAGCATTTGGCATCTCCAGCACCCCACCTGATCTTGCAGGTGCGTTGGAAACCAAACTTGGAAAGTTTCCTTTTGCTGCTTTCTGGGGGCCGATGGCCGGTGCCAAAAGTAGTGCCTGGATTGCCCAGGCGAGTGCCGAAGTGGTTCGCACGGAGAAACCTGATCTGACACTGGTTTATGTTCCGCATCTGGATTACGATCCACAACGCTTTGGCCCCAGCGGGTGCAACATGCAGCAACAAGTGCAGCAGTTGGACGATATTTGTGCCCCACTGCTGGATGCAGCTCAGGCAGAAGGTGCCGATGTGTGGGTAGTAAGCGAATATGGCCACTGCGATGTGAATACCGTGGTCTATCCCAATCGGCATCTACGCGAGGCGGGGTTACTTCAGGTGCGATCGGGACCATTCGGCGAACAACTGGAAACCTATCAAAGCAAGGCATTTGCCGTGTGCGACCACCAGGTTGCCCATGTGTATGTGGCAGATCATGCAGATATTCCGTTAGTATGGGCCTGCCTCGAAGCCATTCCTGGTGTGGGCAAGTTAATTTCCGGAAATACGAAGAAAGAATATCATCTGAATCACCAACGTGCTGGCGAAATCATTATGCTGTCTCAGCCGAACGCCTGGTTTGCATATCCCTTCTGGCTGGATGATCGCGAAGCACCCGATTATGCACGGTGCGTTGCCATCCACAATAAACCAGGCTACGACCCATGCGAACTGTTCTTTGATCCCAGGATAACCCTGCCCAAATTGAAGGTGGCGTGGAAACTGATCCAGAAAATGCTGGGCTTTCGGATGAAGCTGGATGTGGTACCTCTGGATGGGACCATCGTGAAAGGAAGTCATGGCCTGATTGCTGAAAACCCCCTGGATGGCCCACTGTTGATAGCAAATAACTTGCCTGCTGGCGATAGCCCGCTGCCGATGACTTATTTCCGGGATCATCTGTTGCAGCATTTTGATTTGTTGCCAGAATAATTAAAATTGGCAATTTCTAATGAGTTTTCAATGAATAAATACCTAAAATAGTGGCACTTTCCCATGTGAGGCTGAGGATGAAAACCTATCTTTTAAGCACCTTTCTGTGCTTTTGTACCACGGTGCTGCACGCTGCAGACACCAATGTAAAAATTCTGTTTCTGGGCGATAATGCTGGTCACAGACCAGCTGAGCGATACCGACAGTTGGCACCAGTGCTTGCGAAACGTGGCATCGACATCACCTATACCGATAAAGTTACCGCGTTGAACAGCACGACGTTAAATCGCTACGATGGACTGCTGATTTACGCCAACATCAACGATATCACCGCAGAACAAGAAACAGCATTGCTGGATTATGTGGCATCGGGCAAAGGCTTCATTCCGCTGCACTGTGGCTCGTTCTGTTTCATTCGGTCGCAGAAATATATCGACCTCGTGGGGGCACAATTTTCGCGGCATGGCACCGGCATCTTCCGGGTGACACCTGCCACCACGAAACATCCCATCATGGAAAACTTTCAAAGCTTTGAAAGCTGGGATGAAACCTATGTGCATTCCAAACACAACGACAAAGATCGCACAGTATTGGAATATCGTGAGGAAGGTGGTCAGAAAGAACCCTGGACCTGGATTCGCACGCACGGCAAGGGAAAAGTGTTTTACACCGCCTGGGGCCATGATGAACGCACCTGGGCCCACAGTGGTTTTCAGAATCTTGTGGAACGTGGCATCCTTTGGGCATGTGGTCGCGAAATCCCCGCATATGCAAAATATATCGATCAACCGAGATTGACAGGTCCGGTCGCTAATGCAGATCAGTTCGAATACCAGAATGCGAAGATTCCTTTTTACCCCGGTCGTGGCCGAGATCAACGTGCCCCACGTCAGATGCAGTTGCCCGTTTCGCCAGAAGAATCGATGAAGCACTACCAGTATCCGGCAGATTTCGACCTGAAGCTGTTTGCATCGGAACCTGGGCTGGGCGGCAAACCAATTGCGATGAACTGGGACGCACGTGGCAGATTGTGGTTAGCAGTTACGGTGGATTATCCCAACGATTTGCAGGCACCAGGCAAAGGTAATGACAAGATCATCATCTGCGAAGATACGAATAATGATGGCAAAGCCGATCAATTCAAAGTATTTGCCGATAAATTGAGCATTCCCACTTCGTTTACATTTGCTTACGACGGCATTGTTGTACACCAGGCACCAGATACACTGTTTCTGCGCGATACTAACGGAGATGATGTTGCTGATGAACGCAACGTTTTGTTCACTGGCTGGGGCACCAGAGACACCCACGCTGGGCCAAGCAATCTTCGTTATAGTCTCGATGGCTGGTATTACGGCATCGTTGGCTATAGTGGTTTCAATGGTCGGATTGCTGGTGAACAAGTTTCGATGCGACAAGGGCTGTATCGTTTTCAGTTAACCAAAGAACGAGACCGAGTACGTGTCAGCCGCTTTGAATTCCTGCGGAATACCAGCAATAATTCCTGGGGTGTAGGAATCAGCGAAGAAGGCCTGGTCTTCGGTTCCACTGCGAATGGCACGCCCAGTGTATTTCTAGGTATGCCCAATCGATACTATGAACAGGTACAAGGTTGGTCTTCCAGTGTGTTGCCCAACATTGCTATCAGCAACGCATTTAAACCAATCACTACCAAAGTGCGGCAAGTTGATTTTCACGGTGGATTTACTGCTGCGGCAGGCCATGCGTTATATACCGCAAGGGCCTATCCCAGTTATTACTGGAATCGCACTGCCTTTGTGGCAGAACCCACTGGTCACCTCTGTGCCACATTTATACTGGAACCCAAGGGAGCAGATTTTATCGCCCGCAACTCGTGGAATCTGGTGGCTGGCCAGGATGAATGGATTTCGCCCATCGCTGCTGAAGTTGGCCCCGATGGCAACATGTGGGTAATTGACTGGTACAACTTTATTGTGCAGCACAACCCCACGCCAGCTGGATTTGAAAATGGTCGTGGCAATGCTTACGAGACTGAATTACGAGATAAAAAGCATGGCCGTATCTATCGATTGGTGGCAGCAAAGACGCAATTAGGCAACGCCCCATTCCCTGCTAATCCCAGTAATGAACAGTTGGTAGCAGGTTTGAAATCGGACAATATGTTCTGGCGCTTGCACGCACAACGCATGTTAATTGAACGCAAGGCAACTGAAGAAAAAGTAGTTGCTGCATTAAACATGTTGTCATTAGAAGATAGTGTTGATGCAATTGGTTTAAATCCTGCGGCAATGCATGCAATCTGGTGCTTGAATTATCTGCAGGAACCCATGGTAAAGTGGGATGCAGCAGATTGGCGTGCAAAGTTATCCAACCGTGCTGCCGGAGTGCGACGTGCCTGGCTGCAGACAATCCCACGCACTGAAGGTGCGGCAGAATTACTGGCAGATATGCCAGCACTCTGGAACGACCGCAATCTGCAAACCCGCCTGGCACTGTTTCAGACTGTGGCAGAAATGCCTTCGAATATCAGTCTTGGCAAACGATTGGTCGTTGCCATTCATGATGTTGAAAACCAGGACGATCGCAATCTGCTTGATGCATTGACTGCAGCAAGTGCCAAGCACGATCTATTTTTCCTACAGCAATTAGGCAATGCCAAACCAACGGCAAAGACCACTGAACTGGTGCGTCTGGTCGCGGGCCACTTTGCGCGTCGCAAACCTGGTGATGACTTGAATCAGGTCATTTCTCAATTGGATGAAAATGGAACGGGGTATGTTCCAGTCATTATTTCCGGAATCAGCTCTTCGTTAGGACGCAACAACACGATCAAACTGAATGCACCTGCAGAAAAACGGCTGGTACAATTGATGACGAAAGCACCAGTCACCATGAAGAGTGAATTGATCAAACTGGCGACAGTGCTTGGCAGTACAGAGTTTGAAAAGTTCACAATGGAAATTGCCAAAGAATTGTTTGCAGTAGTAAATAATGTAGAAGCAGACGAGCAAGCCACGGAAAACGCTGCCACCCAACTGGTACAGATGCGCAGCAAAGATCCACAGGTGGTTACGGCCGTTCTAAAACGGATTACCTTCCGCAGTTCACCCGATATGGTGAGTGGCCTGGTGCGTGTGTTGCAACAATCCCAGGCACCCAATCTTGCGGGTGAATTGTTGAAGAATCTGCCACAGTGGTCGCCGAACAGCAAAACGGTGGGGATCACCATGATCCTGACAAGGCCAGATCTGACGACTGCTCTATTGGACGAATTGCAGGCGGGCAACATCACCATGATTGATATCCCCCTAGCATTACAACAGAATTTGTTGAGCTATCCGGATGCGAAGGTTGCCTCACGTGCCCGGGAAATCATGAGCAAACAAGGTGGCTTGCCCAATGCAGATCGACAACAAGTGATTAACAGCCACAAAAAGATTATTGAACATTCCGGGCAAACTGCCATTGGAAAAGAACTGTTCAAAAAACATTGTGCTACATGTCATCGTCATCAGGGAGAAGGGAACAACATTGGGCCAGATTTGACTGGAATGGCAGCCCACCCAAAAGAAGAGCTACTGATCCACCTGCTGGATCCCAGCAGAAGCGTGGAAGGTAATTTCCGTACCTACACAATCAGTCTGCTCGATGGCAGAATCTTTTCTGGCATGCTGGCATCAGAAACCAAAAACAGTCTGGAAGTGATTGATGCTGAAGCAAAACGCCACTTGATTCAGCGAGACGATATTGATGTCGTGAAGGCTTCAAACAAATCGTTGATGCCCGAAGGGTTTGAAAAACAGATGAAACCTGAAGAAATCAACCACTTGCTGGAATTTCTGACCCAGAAAGGACGCTACCTACCATTGCCACTGGATAAAGTTGCCACTGTGGTGAGCACCAAGGGGATGTTTTTTGCAGAATCATCCACCCTCGAACGTTTGGTTTTCAACGATTGGAAACCGAAGATGTTTGAAAATGTGCCATTTGTGCTGGTAGATCCGGAAGGAGATCGCAAGAAAAATATGATTCTGCTTTACGGGCCAAACGGCAACAACGCACCGAAAATGCCGAAATCAGTTACTTTGCCGGTGAACAGCAGTGCAAAAACAATCCACATGCTCAGTGGGATCAGCGGCTGGGGCTATCCGTACAGCCGTGCAAAATCTACCACCATGATTGTGGAAATTGTTTATGCTGATGGTCAAACTGAAAAGCACGAATTGTTGAATGCGGTGCACTTTGCCGATTACATTCGACGGGAAGATGTGCCGGAATCAAAGTTTGCATTCTCGTTGCGTTCCCAGCAAATGCGTTATCTGACGGTGCAGCCGAAGAAGAAAGATCTCATTAAAGAGATCCGCCTGGTAAAAGGGCCAGATGGCAGTGCACCAGTGGTTGCGGCAATTACGGTTGAAACGTACGAAAAATAAATTGAAAGACTTTGTAGACAACGCCGGAATTTATTAGTGGGTTATTCCGGATCATAATTTCTGAAGTAGTTCACGAAGTGGAACCAGGCGTTCCCCACAGTGATCGTGGATGTTCAGTTCTTTGATCATCCGTCGGCGTAGTTCTTCCTGAATCGCACAGGCAGCACCTGGGTTATCAGCTGGCAGTGGGATACATCCCCCTGCTCTGCGATCGTGCCCACCTGCTTTACCCAGATCGCCCACTACTTTCCGCAGCAGGTCGCCTGCCTGCACATTATGTATGGAAGTGCGTAACGAAAGCAGCAGTTTACCCTGATAGATTCCTCCACAGAGTGCCCAGTCTACTTTTTCGAAACGCACCATGAAGTCCACTACTTCGGCAACTTGTTCCGGTTGGTGAATGTGGCTCATCCAACTGATCATCAGGCGGTCGTAGATGGTGGAACATTGCAGTGCATTCAGCAGCACTTCAAAGTGGCCATGGGACAGTTTGGCATTACGTATTTGTGCCAGCAGATCTTTATTCGCCAATGGGAATAAAAAGTGCAGCGCACCATCGTCAATCTGTGTCGCTTCCCGGGGATAGCCCCCCACTTCGGTTTCAATGCCGTAGTAAAGTGCCGTGGCAATTTTCTCCGGAACGGAAACCCGCTGTTCCAGCAGATAACGAGTGACAATCGTGCAGGTGGCACCCAGGCTGGGGCGTAAGTCAATAAATGGAATACCCTGCAGGTCACCAGGGGTATTGTGGTGGTCGATTACGCCGTATAAGCGTACTTTGCAATCAATGGAATGTCGGCCAGTTTTTGGCTGACTATCCACCATCACCACTGCTTCATCGGGAAGGTAATCCAGTTTCTCAACCGGATCCATATCCACATCAAGCAATTCCACCATTGCCCGATTTTCTGCACGGTTAATTAATCCATCGCGTGTAATGCGAGTGGGAATCCCCAAGGTCGACTCGACCAGATGAGACAAACCCAGCATGCTTCCAATACTGTCTGGGTCTGGCTGAACATGTGAAATGAATGTCACACGTGGGGCGGACCGAAGGCCCGCAAGAAAACGATCCGAACGACGAAATCCTGTTTGCTTGCCATTGGTATGAGCAAGCTTGCCGTTTGCGAAAGCATCTCTCGCGCGCTGGGACGCGCCATAATCTTAAATCCTCGAATCTTCTCGATGGAGCACTACACCGTGCCCAGGCAACTTGTCGCTGTGGATAATCCACGCACCGAAAAGGACTTGTTCATTATTACCTTACTTTCGCCATTTTGCCAAGAAGTTATTGAATGAATTCCCAGAATTTTTGAACAATCGTTCAGTGGATGCTCTTTTCAAAGTCAAAACTGCACATATTATCATGAACAATTGCCCAATTGCCTGATAACATGTAATCTTGTTAACAATAATTGCCCACCAATGTGAAAGGCTTACTGCGACAGACAGGAGTTGACTGGGGTTTATGGCGGAAACAATTCAAACGGTTTCTATCGCACGCGAAACGCACGAACGTTATCTGCGTTATGCCGTTTCAGTGATTACCGCGCGTGCATTACCCGATGTCCGCGATGGTTTGAAGCCCGTGCAACGTCGCATTCTCTACACAATGTACAACGATTTACGTTTGTATTTTGATGGCAGACCGGCTAAATGTGCTCGTATTGTGGGCGATGTGATGGGGAAATACCACCCCCACGGAGATAGTGCAATCTACGATGCCCTGGTGCGGATGGCTCAGCCATGGGTCATGCGGGTGCCACTGGTTGCGGGGCAAGGTAATTTCGGTTCCGTTGATGGTGATTCTGCTGCTGCATACCGCTATACCGAAGCCAAATTGTCCGCGATTGCCGATTTGTTGCTGCGGGAAATTCGCCAGAATACCGTTGACCACCGCCCCACCTACAACAGTGAATCAACCGAACCGGTGGTGCTGCCTGCTGAGTACCCGAACCTGCTGGTCAATGGTGTTTCCGGCATTGCTGTGGGGATGGCAACGAACATCCCACCCCACAATCTGCGGGAAGTAATCAACGCCTGCCTGACACTGATCGAAGACCCGGAAGCCACCACCTCGATG is a genomic window containing:
- a CDS encoding DHH family phosphoesterase, encoding MTFISHVQPDPDSIGSMLGLSHLVESTLGIPTRITRDGLINRAENRAMVELLDVDMDPVEKLDYLPDEAVVMVDSQPKTGRHSIDCKVRLYGVIDHHNTPGDLQGIPFIDLRPSLGATCTIVTRYLLEQRVSVPEKIATALYYGIETEVGGYPREATQIDDGALHFLFPLANKDLLAQIRNAKLSHGHFEVLLNALQCSTIYDRLMISWMSHIHQPEQVAEVVDFMVRFEKVDWALCGGIYQGKLLLSLRTSIHNVQAGDLLRKVVGDLGKAGGHDRRAGGCIPLPADNPGAACAIQEELRRRMIKELNIHDHCGERLVPLRELLQKL
- a CDS encoding alkaline phosphatase family protein → MLIVINAVGLTPRLLQYAPRLKQIADRTAMRPMQDILPAVTMSAQATLLTGKPVNEHGIVGNGWLFRETNEIRFWQQSNRQMQSEPVYQTARNEAARRGRKFKTAKMFWWFNQGAAVDISVTPKPHYGIDGSKAFGISSTPPDLAGALETKLGKFPFAAFWGPMAGAKSSAWIAQASAEVVRTEKPDLTLVYVPHLDYDPQRFGPSGCNMQQQVQQLDDICAPLLDAAQAEGADVWVVSEYGHCDVNTVVYPNRHLREAGLLQVRSGPFGEQLETYQSKAFAVCDHQVAHVYVADHADIPLVWACLEAIPGVGKLISGNTKKEYHLNHQRAGEIIMLSQPNAWFAYPFWLDDREAPDYARCVAIHNKPGYDPCELFFDPRITLPKLKVAWKLIQKMLGFRMKLDVVPLDGTIVKGSHGLIAENPLDGPLLIANNLPAGDSPLPMTYFRDHLLQHFDLLPE
- a CDS encoding ThuA domain-containing protein, producing MKTYLLSTFLCFCTTVLHAADTNVKILFLGDNAGHRPAERYRQLAPVLAKRGIDITYTDKVTALNSTTLNRYDGLLIYANINDITAEQETALLDYVASGKGFIPLHCGSFCFIRSQKYIDLVGAQFSRHGTGIFRVTPATTKHPIMENFQSFESWDETYVHSKHNDKDRTVLEYREEGGQKEPWTWIRTHGKGKVFYTAWGHDERTWAHSGFQNLVERGILWACGREIPAYAKYIDQPRLTGPVANADQFEYQNAKIPFYPGRGRDQRAPRQMQLPVSPEESMKHYQYPADFDLKLFASEPGLGGKPIAMNWDARGRLWLAVTVDYPNDLQAPGKGNDKIIICEDTNNDGKADQFKVFADKLSIPTSFTFAYDGIVVHQAPDTLFLRDTNGDDVADERNVLFTGWGTRDTHAGPSNLRYSLDGWYYGIVGYSGFNGRIAGEQVSMRQGLYRFQLTKERDRVRVSRFEFLRNTSNNSWGVGISEEGLVFGSTANGTPSVFLGMPNRYYEQVQGWSSSVLPNIAISNAFKPITTKVRQVDFHGGFTAAAGHALYTARAYPSYYWNRTAFVAEPTGHLCATFILEPKGADFIARNSWNLVAGQDEWISPIAAEVGPDGNMWVIDWYNFIVQHNPTPAGFENGRGNAYETELRDKKHGRIYRLVAAKTQLGNAPFPANPSNEQLVAGLKSDNMFWRLHAQRMLIERKATEEKVVAALNMLSLEDSVDAIGLNPAAMHAIWCLNYLQEPMVKWDAADWRAKLSNRAAGVRRAWLQTIPRTEGAAELLADMPALWNDRNLQTRLALFQTVAEMPSNISLGKRLVVAIHDVENQDDRNLLDALTAASAKHDLFFLQQLGNAKPTAKTTELVRLVAGHFARRKPGDDLNQVISQLDENGTGYVPVIISGISSSLGRNNTIKLNAPAEKRLVQLMTKAPVTMKSELIKLATVLGSTEFEKFTMEIAKELFAVVNNVEADEQATENAATQLVQMRSKDPQVVTAVLKRITFRSSPDMVSGLVRVLQQSQAPNLAGELLKNLPQWSPNSKTVGITMILTRPDLTTALLDELQAGNITMIDIPLALQQNLLSYPDAKVASRAREIMSKQGGLPNADRQQVINSHKKIIEHSGQTAIGKELFKKHCATCHRHQGEGNNIGPDLTGMAAHPKEELLIHLLDPSRSVEGNFRTYTISLLDGRIFSGMLASETKNSLEVIDAEAKRHLIQRDDIDVVKASNKSLMPEGFEKQMKPEEINHLLEFLTQKGRYLPLPLDKVATVVSTKGMFFAESSTLERLVFNDWKPKMFENVPFVLVDPEGDRKKNMILLYGPNGNNAPKMPKSVTLPVNSSAKTIHMLSGISGWGYPYSRAKSTTMIVEIVYADGQTEKHELLNAVHFADYIRREDVPESKFAFSLRSQQMRYLTVQPKKKDLIKEIRLVKGPDGSAPVVAAITVETYEK